One stretch of Sinomonas terrae DNA includes these proteins:
- a CDS encoding glycoside hydrolase domain-containing protein, which yields MADKMVLRAQQWINTYAVSGIPNVEEDGRTSWAVMYALTRILQYELKITNLSDNFGPITLSQLGSQYPLIDDTCRNAAIVRVAQAALYCKGYDGGEINGVFDSRTARGASTLKQNMGLSGVWPGGSLTPKAMKALLTMDAYVRIGSGTEAVRSVQQWLNSRYIHRRNFFPVPCDGNFSRDVQRALMLAIQFELGMDDNVANGVFGPGTKAGLKSQVLAIGATGVWVQLFSAAMLFNQRPEVIFTDGFNTNLRDHVIGFQSFAALAPTGRADFQTWASLLVSTGDDSRAGRAFDCITTVTADRAKALFAHGYRIAGRYLCNGTSGTFNKMIEPGELTTITAAGMACFPIFQTWGGSPSYFSAEQGYADGLSAVTWARHHGFKAGTRIYFAVDFDALDHQVTNNILPHFEGISQALHTYGPEYKVGVYGPRNVCARVGAAGHSSASFVSGMSIGFSGNLGYPLPSDWAFDQIKTITIGTESSQIEIDNNITSGRDTGQQNFDPPQRDPKLYDVTFDMYFKNAMLRDLKIYMETVIQLGEYSFEFSLSTTDSYEIVLKHDRLVTELSKTLRIRKALIQAPLFWELRKRTKVDDATDLGVESYYRGQGGIDDCSTGLAQIYARTAIRATNYCTQNGIIAGTTLDPSNTAHVWMIWQILHNQDDKNVETVPLVLLHAAGMQGLGRPGLEASDDVTRQTLQRYNGTGDAAVKYGYELLGVYRVFEKYHRMLRER from the coding sequence ATGGCAGACAAGATGGTGCTACGCGCTCAACAGTGGATCAACACCTACGCGGTGAGCGGAATACCCAACGTGGAGGAAGACGGGCGGACGAGCTGGGCCGTCATGTACGCGCTCACCCGGATTCTCCAATACGAACTCAAGATAACGAATCTCTCAGACAACTTCGGTCCGATCACGCTCAGCCAACTCGGAAGTCAATATCCCCTCATCGACGACACGTGCCGCAACGCCGCCATCGTTCGCGTGGCGCAAGCAGCCCTGTACTGCAAGGGCTACGACGGCGGTGAAATCAATGGCGTCTTCGACAGCCGCACTGCAAGGGGCGCTAGCACTCTGAAGCAGAATATGGGGCTATCAGGCGTCTGGCCCGGGGGTAGCCTCACGCCAAAGGCAATGAAGGCCCTGCTCACGATGGATGCCTACGTTCGAATTGGCAGCGGAACTGAAGCCGTTCGAAGCGTTCAGCAATGGTTGAACTCACGGTATATACATCGACGAAACTTCTTTCCAGTTCCATGCGACGGGAACTTCTCACGGGACGTCCAAAGGGCTCTCATGCTCGCAATTCAGTTTGAGCTGGGGATGGACGACAACGTTGCCAATGGCGTTTTCGGCCCCGGCACCAAGGCCGGACTGAAAAGCCAGGTCCTCGCCATAGGAGCGACCGGAGTCTGGGTTCAGTTGTTTTCTGCGGCAATGCTATTCAATCAGAGACCAGAAGTAATCTTTACGGACGGATTCAACACCAACCTGCGGGACCACGTCATTGGGTTCCAATCATTCGCGGCGCTCGCCCCCACCGGTCGGGCAGACTTCCAGACGTGGGCTTCACTCCTTGTTTCGACCGGCGACGACTCCCGGGCCGGAAGGGCATTCGATTGCATTACGACCGTTACTGCAGACCGTGCCAAAGCGCTTTTCGCACATGGTTATCGAATCGCTGGACGCTACCTCTGCAACGGAACTTCAGGCACATTTAACAAGATGATCGAACCCGGAGAGCTGACGACGATCACGGCCGCAGGCATGGCATGCTTCCCTATCTTCCAGACTTGGGGAGGAAGCCCGTCATACTTCAGTGCCGAGCAGGGTTACGCCGACGGGCTCAGTGCAGTTACCTGGGCTCGTCACCATGGGTTCAAGGCCGGGACGCGCATCTATTTCGCGGTCGACTTCGACGCACTCGACCATCAGGTCACGAACAACATTCTTCCGCACTTTGAAGGTATTTCCCAAGCACTTCACACCTACGGACCGGAGTACAAAGTGGGAGTCTATGGGCCGCGAAACGTTTGCGCGCGCGTCGGGGCCGCAGGCCATAGTTCTGCAAGTTTCGTCAGCGGCATGTCCATCGGATTCTCCGGCAATCTTGGCTATCCGCTGCCGTCGGATTGGGCCTTCGATCAAATCAAGACCATCACCATCGGCACCGAGTCCAGCCAGATCGAGATCGACAACAACATCACTTCTGGACGCGATACCGGACAACAAAATTTCGATCCGCCACAGAGAGATCCGAAACTGTACGACGTGACATTCGATATGTACTTTAAGAACGCGATGCTCAGAGACCTTAAGATCTACATGGAAACGGTTATTCAACTTGGAGAATATAGTTTCGAATTCAGTCTTAGCACTACCGATTCATATGAGATCGTGCTCAAACATGACCGATTGGTGACCGAACTCTCCAAGACACTTCGGATTCGTAAAGCATTAATCCAAGCACCTCTATTCTGGGAATTGCGCAAACGAACCAAAGTCGATGATGCGACAGATCTTGGAGTGGAATCGTACTACAGAGGTCAGGGTGGAATCGACGATTGCTCAACAGGGCTGGCACAAATCTATGCCCGCACAGCAATCAGAGCAACCAATTACTGTACTCAAAACGGGATTATCGCTGGGACCACTCTCGATCCCTCGAACACTGCCCACGTGTGGATGATCTGGCAGATTCTCCACAATCAGGACGACAAGAACGTAGAAACGGTTCCCCTGGTTCTACTTCACGCTGCAGGCATGCAAGGACTGGGCAGACCAGGACTAGAAGCCAGCGATGACGTCACGCGCCAAACTCTCCAGAGGTATAACGGGACAGGTGATGCCGCCGTCAAATATGGCTATGAGTTGCTTGGTGTGTACCGCGTCTTCGAGAAGTACCACCGCATGCTTCGGGAGCGGTAA